A genomic segment from Microbacterium sp. SORGH_AS_0428 encodes:
- a CDS encoding type III polyketide synthase, whose product MVPSIVGVGTAVPDTRLTQSQIRDLFLAQPGLDRRAQRILGAAFDAAAIETRHTVLASLTGDAPPEALVVREGDLLLDPGTSARNAEFRRLVPDLFARAARAALADAGVAAGDVSHVITVSCTGLFAPGPDMLLVRDLGLRPETERYHHGFVGCAAAVPALRAAHRIAVAQPGAVVLVVCAELCSLHLRVSDDPEQIVAASLFADGAAAAVVTSREHAGRRFELDEFRTALSDDGEHDMVWTIGDHGFEMTLTAEVPRIVGREVAGAVAYLDGATAWAIHPGGRSVLDRVANGLGLTEEQMAPSREVLRAFGNMSSATVLFILDRMRRDPALTDGTTLGLLAFGPGLTVESGRLLVRGDA is encoded by the coding sequence ATGGTCCCGAGCATCGTCGGAGTCGGCACGGCCGTGCCGGACACCCGGCTCACCCAGTCGCAGATCCGCGACCTCTTCCTCGCGCAGCCCGGTCTCGACCGCCGCGCGCAACGGATCCTCGGCGCCGCGTTCGACGCGGCGGCCATCGAGACGCGCCACACGGTGCTGGCGTCCCTCACCGGCGACGCCCCGCCCGAGGCTCTCGTGGTGCGCGAGGGCGACCTGCTTCTGGACCCCGGCACCTCCGCGCGCAACGCCGAGTTCCGCCGGCTCGTGCCCGATCTGTTCGCACGGGCGGCCAGAGCTGCCCTGGCCGATGCCGGAGTCGCAGCCGGGGACGTGTCGCACGTCATCACCGTCAGCTGCACCGGGCTGTTCGCCCCCGGCCCCGACATGCTTCTCGTGCGCGACCTGGGTCTGCGCCCGGAGACCGAGCGCTACCACCACGGGTTCGTCGGCTGCGCGGCGGCCGTGCCGGCGCTGCGCGCGGCCCACCGCATCGCCGTCGCACAGCCGGGCGCCGTCGTGCTCGTCGTGTGCGCCGAGCTGTGCTCCCTGCACCTGCGCGTCAGCGACGACCCGGAGCAGATCGTCGCCGCATCCCTCTTCGCCGACGGTGCCGCGGCCGCCGTCGTGACCTCGCGAGAGCACGCGGGTCGCCGGTTCGAGCTGGACGAGTTCCGCACCGCGCTCAGCGACGACGGCGAGCACGACATGGTATGGACCATCGGCGACCACGGCTTCGAGATGACGCTCACCGCCGAGGTGCCCCGCATCGTGGGGCGCGAGGTCGCCGGCGCGGTCGCCTACCTCGACGGCGCCACCGCCTGGGCGATCCACCCGGGCGGGCGAAGCGTGCTGGATCGGGTGGCCAACGGGCTCGGACTCACCGAGGAGCAGATGGCCCCGTCACGCGAGGTGCTGCGCGCGTTCGGCAACATGTCCAGCGCGACCGTGCTGTTCATCCTCGACCGGATGCGGCGCGACCCCGCCCTCACCGACGGCACGACTCTGGGACTTCTGGCCTTCGGCCCCGGCCTCACGGTCGAGTCCGGGCGTCTGCTCGTGCGAGGCGACGCGTGA
- a CDS encoding NAD(P)/FAD-dependent oxidoreductase — protein sequence MPEVIVVGAGPVGLLLTAELRRLGADVTTLEKRPGPGGGTRAIGIHPPTLAALEASGATERLLEDAVRVERGEARTDGRLVGAVDFRRLSVRFPFVATLPQRLTEGVLADLAGPIERGVTVTAVQSEGDRMRVRTAEGRDLTARVVIVAGGWGGRALAYRPAALRAHEYRDRYLMTDTAVGVSDPVAVIRLDAAGVMESFPLPGSARRFVLHDAEGGPDEPDARYERMRRALRERGEEEAADRMEVVTAFRVRRLVAPRLRRGGLVVVGDAAHEVSPIGGQGMNLGLLDAATLAPLVAEGIRTGSLASPALDRWERRRVRSARIAAAMASVNTALGRPAGATTHRIRGAALGMLLRGPAGAVLTRAYAMGFDADAR from the coding sequence ATGCCTGAGGTCATCGTCGTCGGCGCGGGGCCGGTCGGGCTGCTGCTCACCGCGGAACTGCGTCGCCTCGGCGCCGATGTCACCACGCTCGAGAAGCGTCCCGGCCCCGGCGGCGGCACGCGGGCGATCGGCATTCATCCGCCGACGCTCGCCGCGCTCGAAGCGTCGGGCGCGACGGAGCGCCTGCTCGAGGATGCGGTGCGCGTCGAGCGGGGCGAGGCGCGCACCGACGGCCGGCTCGTCGGCGCGGTCGACTTCCGTCGCCTGTCCGTCCGCTTCCCTTTCGTCGCGACCCTTCCGCAGCGCCTGACCGAGGGTGTGCTCGCCGATCTGGCGGGGCCCATCGAGCGCGGCGTCACGGTGACCGCCGTGCAGAGCGAGGGCGACCGGATGCGGGTGCGCACGGCCGAGGGACGCGACCTCACCGCGCGTGTCGTCATCGTGGCCGGCGGCTGGGGCGGCAGGGCGCTCGCGTACCGCCCCGCCGCGCTGCGGGCGCACGAGTACCGCGACCGCTATCTCATGACCGACACGGCGGTGGGCGTGTCCGACCCGGTGGCGGTGATCCGGCTCGACGCCGCCGGCGTCATGGAGTCCTTTCCGCTGCCCGGCTCCGCACGCCGCTTCGTGCTGCACGACGCCGAAGGCGGCCCGGACGAGCCCGATGCCCGATACGAGCGGATGCGGCGCGCGCTGCGCGAGCGCGGCGAAGAGGAGGCGGCCGACCGGATGGAGGTCGTCACCGCCTTCCGGGTGCGACGCCTCGTCGCTCCGCGGCTGCGCCGGGGCGGTCTCGTGGTCGTGGGCGACGCGGCGCACGAGGTGAGCCCGATCGGCGGGCAGGGCATGAACCTCGGACTGCTGGATGCGGCGACGCTCGCCCCGCTCGTCGCGGAGGGGATCCGTACCGGCTCACTCGCCTCCCCCGCGCTCGACCGATGGGAGCGTCGCCGCGTACGCTCCGCGCGGATCGCGGCCGCAATGGCGAGCGTGAACACCGCGCTCGGGCGCCCGGCCGGCGCGACGACCCACCGCATCCGCGGTGCGGCGCTCGGGATGCTGCTGCGAGGCCCTGCCGGGGCCGTCCTCACGCGCGCCTACGCGATGGGCTTCGACGCCGACGCCCGCTGA
- a CDS encoding methyltransferase domain-containing protein — MNLAERDVSLRELMDDPDCDPRLLAATYRRFGLVNRLVAGWTGVYRRTLRPYLSGLGRPARVLDLGCGGGDVAAHLAALARADGLQVHWVGADPDPRAIEAAASRAASDVSFLCTGSHSLRESGERFDAVLSNHVLHHLDAAELAAFVDDSAALSTGVVLHGDIERGRLAYALYGVGILPLAPGTFLRTDGLRSIRRSYQAAELASRLPEGWRVERSARFRVLAVKDPHA; from the coding sequence GTGAATCTCGCGGAACGCGATGTCTCTCTCCGTGAGCTGATGGACGACCCGGACTGCGACCCGCGGCTGCTCGCGGCGACCTACCGCCGCTTCGGTCTCGTGAACCGGCTGGTCGCGGGATGGACCGGCGTCTACCGGCGGACGCTCCGTCCGTACCTGTCCGGCCTCGGACGCCCGGCGCGCGTGCTGGATCTGGGATGCGGCGGTGGGGATGTGGCGGCGCACCTCGCCGCACTCGCCCGCGCCGACGGGCTGCAGGTGCACTGGGTCGGCGCCGACCCCGACCCGCGGGCCATCGAGGCCGCGGCCTCGCGCGCCGCATCCGATGTGTCCTTCCTCTGCACCGGCTCGCACTCCCTGCGCGAGAGCGGGGAGCGCTTCGACGCGGTGCTGTCGAACCACGTGCTGCATCACCTGGATGCGGCGGAGCTCGCCGCGTTCGTCGACGACTCCGCCGCGCTCTCGACCGGTGTCGTCCTGCACGGCGACATCGAGCGCGGGCGCCTGGCATACGCGCTCTACGGCGTCGGCATCCTGCCGCTGGCTCCCGGCACCTTCCTGCGCACCGACGGACTCCGCTCCATCCGGCGCAGCTATCAGGCGGCCGAACTTGCGTCGCGCCTGCCGGAAGGATGGCGGGTGGAGCGCTCCGCCCGCTTCCGCGTACTTGCCGTGAAGGACCCCCATGCCTGA